Proteins encoded together in one Paracidovorax wautersii window:
- a CDS encoding glycosyltransferase, whose amino-acid sequence MTVTVHFIHAGEAYLPELAAYQDWLQSRQAQAAMHRRSDTVPADARFVWWMCGRVAPAQAARFPQAWQVHEYASASVPPLAWPKDLIKRWTQPRPHYRIFQNAWVRDRMGFADGVPHECRDMGIPANLLQTATTPAAAAPAHDFVYLGEMRRLAGFLPVLNAIARSGRRLLLIGALPPELEALQQLPGTTCTGRVPQPEVAALLRTARCGLNLVPRRAPFTQQTSTKLLEYCAAGLQVASTDYPWVRRFAQEHGAQIGYLPARATGGAATTAALEHALQLPPALPPGALSDAAWPRVVARMAVWRHMGLTP is encoded by the coding sequence ATGACGGTCACCGTGCATTTCATCCATGCGGGCGAGGCCTATCTGCCCGAGCTGGCGGCCTACCAGGACTGGCTGCAGTCACGGCAGGCACAGGCCGCCATGCACCGCCGCTCGGATACCGTGCCGGCCGATGCGCGATTCGTCTGGTGGATGTGCGGGCGCGTGGCGCCGGCGCAGGCCGCGCGTTTTCCCCAGGCCTGGCAGGTGCACGAATACGCGTCGGCCTCGGTGCCGCCGCTGGCCTGGCCCAAGGACCTGATCAAGCGCTGGACGCAGCCCCGGCCGCACTACCGCATCTTCCAGAATGCCTGGGTGCGCGACCGTATGGGTTTTGCCGACGGCGTGCCGCACGAGTGCCGGGACATGGGCATCCCCGCGAATCTGCTGCAGACGGCCACCACACCGGCCGCCGCCGCGCCGGCGCACGATTTCGTCTACCTGGGCGAGATGCGCCGGCTGGCGGGCTTTCTGCCTGTGCTGAACGCGATCGCGCGGTCCGGCCGGCGCCTGCTGCTGATCGGTGCGCTCCCGCCCGAGCTGGAGGCGCTGCAGCAGCTGCCGGGCACCACCTGCACCGGCCGGGTCCCCCAGCCTGAGGTGGCCGCCCTGCTGCGCACCGCCCGCTGCGGCCTGAACCTGGTGCCCCGCCGCGCGCCGTTCACGCAGCAGACATCGACCAAGCTGCTGGAATACTGCGCGGCCGGCCTCCAGGTGGCCAGCACCGACTACCCCTGGGTGCGCCGCTTTGCCCAAGAGCACGGTGCACAGATCGGCTATCTGCCGGCGCGCGCCACCGGCGGTGCCGCAACCACCGCCGCGCTGGAGCATGCGCTGCAGTTGCCGCCGGCGCTTCCTCCGGGAGCGCTCTCCGATGCCGCGTGGCCCCGGGTGGTCGCCCGCATGGCCGTCTGGCGCCACATGGGGCTCACGCCATGA